A single Oncorhynchus kisutch isolate 150728-3 linkage group LG19, Okis_V2, whole genome shotgun sequence DNA region contains:
- the LOC116354966 gene encoding protocadherin alpha-3-like: MGDRGQRRRWEYWWVALCFSLLLCFGEQVSAQIRYSIPEEVKEGSVVGNVAKDLGLDVSTLVERRFRIVSGSKDALFQVNQNNGVLYVHKNMDREELCGGNGACLMDLKIVVENPLEIHYIGVEITDVNDHSPSFAEKDVHLQIAENTLMGARFELQTARDLDIEINAVRVYRLSQNDHFDLEVKDNGEEDKLLFLVLSKPLDREQNRTHELLLTAVDGGNPPKSGLLNINVIVLDTNDNRPVFNQDIYSVSLKENSPIGTIVTTVNASDADAGLNGEIEYSLGRAVKRKVYDIFQLDSITGEIKVKGEVDFEENEVYRLNVQASDKGQPPLTVDCRVIIKVVDVNDNKPEIDVTSLSNTIAEDSKPGTVISLVSVADKDSGINGNVISTITDNVPFELKSSFKDNVFSIVTKGRLDRELVSHYDITITATDCGQPPLYTFKTLSVQISDVNDNSPEFSQNPLELYLVENNAPGASIFSVSASDKDLNENAAISYHIVRGEGTQNDMASFLNINSDNGHISALKSFDFETLKAFQFQVVATDSGTPLKSSNVTVNVFILDQNDNAPVILYPVSANGSAEGVEEIPRNVNAGHLVTKVRAYDADIGYNGWLLFSLQEVTDHSLFALDRYTGQIRTLRSFTETDEAEHKLVILVKDNGNVSLSATATVAINIVEPKEAFAASDVKSSVKYEEEDSVTFYLIVTLGSVSTLFLISIIVLIVMQCSKPTDYSSKYLQDVNYDGTLCHSIQYRSGDNRYMLVGPRMSIGSTIVPGSNGNTLVLPEQRSRASGEIG; this comes from the exons atgggagacagaggacaAAGGCGCAGATGGGAGTACTGGTGGGTTGCTTTGTGTTTCTCTCTTCTGCTGTGCTTCGGAGAGCAGGTTTCAGCACAGATAAGGTACTCTATTCCAGAGGAGGTGAAAGAGGGATCCGTTGTTGGAAATGTTGCTAAAGATTTGGGTCTTGACGTCAGTACTTTGGTAGAGAGGCGGTTTCGTATTGTTTCTGGATCTAAGGACGCTCTTTTCCAGGTAAATCAGAACAATGGCGTCTTGTATGTTCATAAAAATATGGACAGAGAGGAGCTCTGTGGTGGCAATGGCGCTTGCTTGATGGACCTGAAAATCGTTGTTGAAAATCCTCTAGAAATTCACTATATCGGGGTAGAAATAACGGATGTTAATGACCACTCGCCCAGTTTTGCTGAAAAAGACGTACATTTACAAATAGCGGAGAATACCCTCATGGGGGCACGCTTTGAACTCCAGACAGCGCGTGACTTAGACATTGAAATCAATGCTGTCCGTGTGTACAGGTTGAGCCAGAATGATCATTTTGATTTAGAAGTGAAAGACAATGGGGAGGAGGATAAACTTCTGTTTTTAGTTTTAAGTAAGCCACTTGACAGAGAGCAAAATCGCACGCATGAATTATTGTTGACTGCAGTCGATGGAGGTAATCCACCGAAGTCAGGTTTACTTAATATAAATGTCATAGTTCTAGACACCAATGATAATCGACCTGTTTTTAATCAAGACATATATTCCGTTTCTTTAAAGGAGAACTCCCCAATTGGCACAATTGTTACCACTGTTAATGCGTCTGATGCTGATGCCGGTTTAAATGGAGAGATAGAATACTCTCTGGGAAGAGCAGTGAAACGTAAAGTGTATGACATTTTCCAGTTGGACAGCATTACTGGTGAGATTAAAGTGAAAGGTGAAGTTGACTTTGAGGAAAATGAGGTTTACCGATTAAATGTACAGGCGTCTGATAAAGGTCAGCCCCCTCTGACTGTTGACTGTAGAGTTATTATAAAGGTAGTAGATGTGAACGATAATAAACCAGAGATTGATGTAACATCCCTCTCCAATACAATAGCTGAAGATTCAAAACCAGGAACTGTTATTTCTCTAGTTAGTGTGGCAGATAAAGATTCTGGGATTAATGGTAATGTCATATCTACAATAACAGACAACGTGCCATTTGAATTAAAATCTTCATTTAAGGACAATGTGTTTTCTATAGTCACAAAGGGACGTTTAGACAGAGAACTCGTgtcccattatgacatcacaataactgCCACTGACTGTGGTCAGCCTCCTCTGTACACATTCAAAACTCTGAGCGTCCAGATATCAGATGTAAATGACAACAGTCCAGAATTCTCCCAAAACCCCCTTGAGTTGTACTTAGTGGAAAATAACGCCCCTGGTGCATCTATATTCTCTGTAAGCGCTTCTGATAAAGACTTGAATGAAAACGCTGCGATTTCATATCACATAGTTAGAGGAGAAGGGACGCAGAATGATATGGCATCTTTCCTGAATATAAATTCTGATAATGGCCATATCTCCGCACTGAAAAGCTTTGACTTTGAAACTCTGAAAGCTTTCCAATTCCAAGTTGTAGCTACAGACTCTGGAACTCCGTTAAAAAGCAGCAACGTCACAGTCAACGTGTTCATTCTGGATCAGAACGACAACGCTCCAGTGATCTTGTATCCAGTCAGCGCTAACGGTTCCGCTGAAGGTGTGGAGGAGATTCCCCGCAATGTGAACGCAGGCCATTTGGTGACTAAAGTGAGAGCCTATGACGCTGATATCGGATATAACGGCTGGTTATTATTTTCACTGCAGGAAGTTACTGACCACAGTCTCTTTGCTTTGGACCGCTATACAGGACAGATAAGGACACTTCGGTCATTCACAGAGACAGACGAGGCTGAGCATAAACTGGTCATACTGGTAAAAGACAATGGGAACGTTTCACTGTCAGCAACAGCTACTGTGGCTATCAACATTGTGGAGCCCAAAGAGGCTTTTGCAGCTTCTGATGTTAAAAGTTCAGTAAAATACGAAGAGGAGGACAGcgttacattttatttgatcgTTACTTTGGGGTCAGTTTCAACGCTTTTTCTCATCAGCATCATCGTGTTGATTGTAATGCAGTGCTCCAAACCCACAGACTATTCCTCAAAGTATTTACAAGATGTGAATTACGACGGGACACTGTGCCACAGCATCCAGTACAGATCCGGAGACAATCGGTACATGTTAGTTGGACCCAGAATGAGTATAGGTTCTACAATAGTCCCGGGCAGCAATGGGAATACTCTAGTGTTACCAGAACAGAGGAGCAGAGCTTCTGGAGAG ATAGGCTGA
- the LOC116354968 gene encoding protocadherin alpha-13-like has translation MGDARQRRRWEYWWVAVRFTLLLCLGEKVSAQIRYSIPEEVKEGSVVGNVAKDLGIDVSTLVERRFRIVSGSKDALFQVNQNNGVLYVHKNIDREAICNDKVACAIDLKIVVENPLEVHYVGLEITDVNDHSPSFSEKNLHIEIAENKPAGARFELQPARDFDSGINSIRSYKLNPNEHFDLELRDSGEGDTIPFLILQKALDREQETKHSLLLTALDGGNPPGTGTLNITVTVLDANDNQPVCSQDVYSVTLQENADIGRFVVRVNATDADHGSNGVVEYTLGRNLKRRVHDIFLLDRITGAIKVKGPVDFEENEMYSLNVQASDKGQPPLTTDCRVIVKIQDVNDNRPQIEVTSLSNTVSEDSKPGTVISLISVTDQDSDINGKVISSITENVPFELKPSYKDNVYSIVTKGRLDREFVSHYDITITATDCGQPPLSTFKTLSVQISDVNDNSPEFSQNPLELYLVENNAPGASIFSVSATDKDLNENAAISYYIVRGEGTQNDMASFLNINSDNGHISALKSFDFEILKTFQFQVVATDSGTPLLSNNVTVNVFILDQNDNPPVILYPVSTNGSAEGVEEIPRNVNAGHLVTKVRAYDADIGYNGWLLFSLQEVTDHSLFALDRYTGQIRTLRSFTETDEAEHNLVILVKDNGNVSLSATATVIIKVVEPKEAFVASDVKSSVKDEEENSVTFYLIITLGSVSALFLVSIIVLIVMQCSKPTDYSSKNLQDVNYDGTLCHSIQYRSGDKRYMLVGPRMSIGSTIVPGSNGNTLVLPEHRRRASGEVRAVSKH, from the coding sequence ATGGGAGATGCAAGACAAAGGCGCAGATGGGAGTACTGGTGGGTTGCTGTGCGTTTCACTCTTCTGCTGTGTTTGGGGGAGAAGGTTTCAGCACAGATAAGGTACTCTATTCCAGAGGAGGTGAAAGAGGGATCCGTTGTTGGAAATGTTGCAAAGGATTTGGGTATCGACGTCAGTACATTGGTGGAGAGACGGTTTCGTATTGTTTCTGGATCTAAGGACGCTCTTTTCCAGGTAAATCAGAACAATGGCGTCTTGTATGTTCACAAGAATATCGACAGAGAAGCGATTTGTAACGACAAGGTAGCTTGCGCGATAGACCTGAAAATCGTTGTTGAAAACCCGCTTGAAGTCCATTATGTAGGTTTAGAGATAACGGACGTAAATGACCACTCGCCAAGTTTCTCCGAGAAAAATCTACACATAGAGATAGCTGAAAATAAACCTGCAGGAGCTCGATTTGAACTCCAGCCTGCACGTGATTTCGACTCCGGAATTAATTCTATACGTTCCTATAAGTTAAATCCAAATGAACATTTCGATTTAGAACTGAGAGATAGTGGGGAAGGGGATACAATCCCGTTTTTAATTTTACAGAAAGCCTTGGACAGGGAACAGGAGACCAAACATTCATTACTATTGACAGCATTGGATGGGGGGAATCCACCTGGAACAGGTACTCTAAACATCACTGTCACAGTCCTTGACGCAAATGATAATCAGCCTGTATGTAGTCAGGACGTCTATTCAGTTACATTACAAGAAAATGCTGATATCGGTAGGTTTGTAGTTAGAGTGAATGCAACCGATGCAGACCATGGGTCAAATGGCGTGGTGGAATATACTCTCGGTAGAAATTTAAAGCGGAGAGTACATGATATTTTCCTATTGGATAGGATTACTGGGGCAATTAAGGTGAAAGGCCCGGTAGATTTTGAAGAAAATGAGATGTACAGTCTAAATGTACAGGCTTCTGATAAGGGCCAGCCTCCACTGACAACTGATTGCAGAGTTATTGTAAAGATACAAGACGTGAACGACAACAGACCACAAATAGAGGTTACATCACTCTCCAATACCGTGTCTGAAGATTCTAAACCTGGAACTGTTATATCTCTCATCAGTGTGACAGATCAAGACTCCGATATTAACGGAAAAGTTATTTCCAGTATAACTGAAAACGTGCCATTTGAATTAAAACCCTCATATAAGGATAACGTGTATTCTATAGTCACAAAGGGGCGTTTAGACAGAGAATTCGTgtcccattatgacatcacaataactgCCACCGACTGTGGTCAGCCTCCTCTGTCCACATTCAAAACTCTGAGCGTCCAGATATCAGATGTAAATGATAACAGCCCAGAATTCTCCCAAAACCCCCTTGAGCTGTACTTAGTGGAAAATAACGCCCCTGGTGCATCTATATTCTCTGTAAGCGCCACTGATAAAGACTTGAATGAAAATGCTGCGATTTCATATTACATAGTTAGAGGTGAAGGGACGCAGAATGATATGGCTTCTTTTCTGAATATAAATTCTGATAATGGTCATATTTCCGCGCTGAAAAGCTTTGACTTCGAAATCCTCAAAACGTTCCAATTCCAAGTTGTAGCTACAGACTCTGGAACTCCGTTACTAAGCAACAACGTCACAGTGAACGTGTTCATTCTGGATCAGAACGACAACCCTCCAGTGATCTTGTATCCAGTCAGCACTAACGGTTCTGCTGAAGGTGTGGAGGAGATTCCCCGCAATGTGAACGCAGGCCATTTGGTGACTAAAGTGAGAGCCTATGACGCTGATATAGGATATAACGGCTGGTTATTATTTTCACTGCAGGAAGTTACTGACCACAGTCTCTTTGCTTTGGACCGCTATACAGGACAGATAAGGACACTTCGGTCATTCACAGAGACAGACGAGGCTGAGCATAATCTGGTCATACTGGTAAAAGACAATGGGAACGTTTCACTGTCAGCAACAGCTACTGTGATTATCAAGGTTGTGGAGCCCAAAGAGGCTTTTGTAGCTTCTGATGTTAAAAGTTCAGTAAAAGACGAGGAGGAGAACAGcgttacattttatttgatcattACTTTGGGGTCAGTTTCAGCGCTTTTTCTCGTCAGCATCATCGTGTTGATTGTAATGCAGTGCTCCAAACCCACAGACTATTCCTCCAAGAATTTACAAGATGTGAATTACGACGGGACACTGTGCCACAGCATTCAATACAGATCCGGAGACAAACGGTACATGTTAGTTGGACCCAGAATGAGTATAGGTTCTACTATTGTCCCGGGCAGCAATGGAAATACTCTTGTGCTACCTGAACACAGGAGGAGAGCTTCTGGAGAGGTAAGAGCTGTTTCTAAGCATTAA
- the LOC109885993 gene encoding protocadherin alpha-7-like yields MEYGGQRRRWVYWWVVLRFSLLLCFGEQVSAQIRYSIPEEVKEGSVVGNVVKDLGLDVSTLVERRFRIVSGTKEDIFQVNQNNGVLYVHKNIDREELCDGNIACLINLKMVVENPLEIHYAGIEITDVNDNSPNFQEKDKLVDISESTLSGKRLQLPAARDPDVGVNAVRVYKLSHNEHFDLQIRERGEDKIPFLVLQKPLDREKQSEHRLVLTAVDGGSPQRSGTLNVTITVLDSNDNNPVFSHEVYSVTLPENVQPGTIVLNVKATDLDDGSNGDVEYLFGSELLPKIYDVFSLDKATGAIRVKGYVDFEDIDTYKLDVHATDKGQPPMSTDCRVIIKILDLNDNKPEIEVTSLSSMVSEDSKPGTIISLISVTDKDSGINCKVVCSLSDDVPFELKPSYQDNMYSLVTRQRLDRELVSHYDITITATDCGQPPLYTFKTLSVQISDVNDNSPEFSQNPLELYLVENNAPGASIFSVSASDKDLNENAAISYHIVRGEGTQNDMASFLNINSDNGHIYALKSFDFETLKTFQFQVVATDSGTPSQCSNVTVNVSILDQNDNAPVILYPVSTNGSAEGVEEIPRNVNAGHLVTKVRAYDADIGYNGWLLFSLQEVTEHSLFALDRYTGQIRTLRSFTETDEAEHKLVILVKDNGNVSLSATATVIIKVVEPKEAFAASDVKSSVKDEEENSVIFYLIITLGSVSTFFLISIIVLIVMQCSKPTDYSSKYLQDVNYDGTLCHSIQYRSGDNRYMLVGPRMSIGSTIVPGINGNTLVVASDQRRASGEQRMLAMVLNYQLTD; encoded by the exons ATGGAATATGGAGGACAAAGGCGCAGATGGGTGTACTGGTGGGTTGTTCTGCGTTTCTCTCTTCTGCTGTGCTTCGGAGAGCAGGTTTCAGCACAGATAAGGTACTCTATTCCAGAGGAGGTGAAAGAGGGATCCGTTGTTGGAAATGTTGTTAAGGATTTGGGTCTCGACGTCAGTACTTTGGTGGAGAGACGGTTTCGTATCGTTTCTGGAACTAAAGAAGATATTTTCCAGGTAAATCAGAACAATGGAGTCTTGTATGTTCACAAGAATATCGACAGAGAGGAGCTCTGCGATGGCAATATTGCATGTTTGAtaaacctgaaaatggttgttgaAAATCCGTTAGAAATACATTACGCCGGAATAGAAATCACGGATGTTAATGATAACTCGCCCAATTTTCAAGAGAAAGACAAACTAGTTGATATTTCGGAATCTACTCTTTCTGGCAAGCGACTCCAGTTACCAGCCGCGCGTGATCCTGATGTTGGCGTTAATGCAGTACGTGTCTATAAATTGAGTCACAATGAACATTTTGATTTGCAAataagagaaagaggagaagataaAATTCCCTTCTTAGTTTTACAAAAACCCTTGGATAGAGAGAAACAATCTGAACATAGACTAGTTTTAACTGCAGTCGATGGTGGAAGTCCACAGAGGTCAGGGACTCTTAATGTCACTATCACTGTTCTCGATTCGAATGACAACAATCCTGTATTTAGTCATGAGGTATACTCGGTCACATTGCCTGAAAATGTCCAACCCGGAACTATTGTACTCAACGTTAAGGCAACAGATTTGGACGACGGTTCCAATGGTGACGTTGAATATTTATTTGGTAGTGAACTTCTTCCCAAGATATATGATGTATTTAGTTTAGATAAAGCTACAGGTGCAATTCGTGTTAAAGGTTACGTTGACTTCGAGGACATTGACACATATAAACTAGACGTCCATGCCACTGACAAAGGGCAGCCCCCAATGAGTACGGATTGTAGAGTCATTATAAAGATACTCGATTTAAACGACAATAAACCCGAAATAGAGGTGACATCCCTCTCTAGTATGGTGTCAGAAGATTCAAAACCAGGAACTATTATTTCTCTAATTAGTGTGACAGATAAAGACTCTGGTATTAATTGTAAAGTTGTATGCAGTCTTTCAGACGATGTACCTTTCGAATTAAAGCCCTCATACCAAGATAATATGTATTCTTTAGTGACCAGACAACGTTTGGATCGTGAACTCGTgtcccattatgacatcacaataactgCTACTGACTGTGGTCAGCCTCCTCTGTACACATTCAAAACTCTGAGCGTCCAGATATCAGATGTAAATGATAACAGCCCAGAATTCTCCCAAAACCCCCTTGAGTTGTACTTAGTGGAAAACAACGCCCCTGGTGCATCTATATTCTCTGTAAGCGCTTCTGATAAAGACTTGAATGAAAACGCTGCGATTTCATATCACATTGTTAGAGGTGAAGGGACACAGAATGATATGGCTTCTTTTCTGAATATAAATTCTGATAATGGACATATCTACGCGCTCAAAAGTTTTGACTTTGAAACTTTAAAAACATTCCAATTCCAAGTTGTAGCTACAGACTCTGGAACTCCGTCACAATGCAGCAACGTCACAGTCAACGTGTCCATTCTGGATCAGAACGACAACGCTCCAGTGATCTTGTATCCAGTCAGCACTAATGGTTCCGCTGAAGGTGTGGAGGAGATTCCCCGCAATGTGAACGCAGGCCATTTGGTGACTAAAGTGAGAGCCTATGACGCTGATATAGGATATAACGGCTGGTTATTATTTTCACTGCAGGAAGTTACTGAACACAGTCTCTTTGCTTTGGACCGCTATACAGGACAGATAAGGACACTTCGGTCATTCACAGAGACAGACGAGGCTGAGCATAAACTGGTCATACTGGTAAAAGACAATGGGAACGTTTCACTGTCAGCAACAGCTACTGTGATTATCAAGGTTGTGGAGCCCAAAGAGGCATTTGCAGCTTCTGATGTTAAAAGTTCAGTAAAGGACGAGGAGGAGAACAGCGTTATATTTTATTTGATCATTACTTTGGGGTCAGTTTCAACGTTTTTTCTCATCAGTATCATCGTGTTGATTGTAATGCAGTGCTCCAAACCCACAGACTATTCATCCAAGTATTTACAAGATGTGAATTACGACGGGACACTGTGCCACAGCATCCAATACAGATCCGGAGACAATCGGTACATGTTAGTTGGACCCAGAATGAGTATAGGTTCTACTATAGTCCCGGGAATCAATGGGAATACTCTAGTGGTTGCCTCAGATCAAAGGAGAGCTTCTGGAGAG CAGCGGATGCTGGCCATGGTGCTGAACTACCAACTCACCGATTAG
- the LOC116354967 gene encoding protocadherin alpha-3-like codes for MGDGRQRRRWEYWWVAVRFSLLLCLGEKVSAQIRYSIPEEVKEGSVVGNVAKDLGLDVSTLVERRFRIVSGSKDALFHVNQNNGVLYVHNKIDREELCDGNIACLINLKMVVENPLEIHYVGVEITDVNDHSPIFPGNEQYLEIAEHTMLGTRFQIQAARDPDIALNSVRLYKLSQSDHFEIEIRDDEDKIPFLVLKKALDRELKTKHRLLVTAVDGGSPQRSGTVNVTINVLDSNDNRPVCSQDTYSVRLRENAALGTVVVRVNATDLDEGSNGELEYTLGRNLKRKVYDIFELDSLTGEIKVKGEVDFEDTEVYKLDVQASDKGQPPLTVECRAIIKIIDVNDNQPEVEVTSLSNVVSEDSKPGTVISLISVTDKDSGINGKVLCSISNNVPFELKPSYEDNMYSLVTKHRLDRELVSVYDITITATDCGQPPLSTFKTLSVQISDVNDNSPEFSQNPLELYLVENNAPGASIFSVSATDEDLNENSAISYHIVRGEGTLNDMSSFLNINSDNGHISALKSFNFETLKTFQFQVVATDSGTPSLSRNVTINVFILDQNDNAPVILYPVSANGSAEGVEEIPRNVNAGHLVTKVRAYDADIGYNGWLLFSLQEVTDHSLFALDRYTGQIRTLRSFTETDEAEHKLAILVKDNGNVSLSATATVIIKLVEPKEAFAASDVKSSVKDEEENSVTFYLIITLGSVSMLFLISIIVLIVMQCSKPTDYSSKYLQDVNYDGTLCHSIQYRSGDNRYMLVGPRMSIGSTIVPGSNGNTLVLPEHRRRASGEVRAVSKNFKI; via the coding sequence ATGGGAGATGGAAGACAAAGGCGCAGATGGGAGTACTGGTGGGTTGCTGTGCGTTTCTCTCTTCTGCTGTGTTTGGGGGAGAAGGTTTCAGCACAGATAAGGTACTCTATTCCAGAGGAGGTGAAAGAGGGATCTGTTGTTGGAAATGTTGCAAAGGATTTGGGTCTTGACGTCAGTACTTTGGTGGAGAGACGGTTTCGTATTGTTTCTGGATCTAAGGACGCCCTTTTCCACGTAAATCAGAACAATGGCGTCTTGTATGTTCATAACAAAATCGACAGAGAGGAGCTCTGTGATGGCAATATTGCATGTTTGAttaacctgaaaatggttgttgaAAACCCTTTAGAAATTCATTATGTAGGTGTCGAAATCACCGACGTCAATGATCACTCTCCTATTTTTCCTGGAAATGAGCAGTATTTGGAAATAGCGGAACATACCATGCTAGGGACGCGCTTCCAAATCCAGGCTGCACGGGATCCAGATATAGCGTTAAACTCTGTCCGTTTGTATAAATTAAGTCAGAGCGATCATTTTGAAATTGAGATTAGAGACGATGAAGACAAAATACCTTTCTTAGTCTTGAAAAAAGCTTTGGATAGGGAGCTCAAAACCAAACACAGATTACTTGTTACTGCAGTTGATGGAGGTAGTCCACAACGATCAGGGACGGTCAACGTCACTATTAATGTGCTTGATTCGAATGATAACCGTCCTGTTTGTAGTCAAGACACCTATTCAGTGAGACTACGGGAAAATGCCGCACTTGGTACTGTGGTTGTTAGGGTAAATGCCACAGATCTAGATGAGGGTTCAAACGGTGAGTTGGAGTACACTTTAGGCAGAAACCTAAAGCGTAAAGTATATGATATTTTTGAACTGGATAGCCTAACTGGAGAAATTAAAGTCAAAGGTGAGGTGGACTTCGAGGACACAGAAGTTTATAAACTAGATGTACAGGCTTCAGACAAAGGACAACCTCCCTTAACTGTGGAATGCAGAGCAATTATAAAGATAATTGATGTTAATGATAACCAACCAGAAGTAGAGGTGACATCACTGTCCAATGTCGTTTCAGAAGATTCAAAACCCGGAACAGTTATTTCGCTCATTAGTGTGACAGATAAAGACTCAGGTATTAATGGTAAAGTTTTGTGTAGCATCTCCAACAATGTACCGTTTGAGTTAAAACCGTCATATGAAGATAATATGTACTCCTTAGTGACCAAACACCGTTTAGATCGAGAGCTAGTGTCtgtttatgacatcacaataactgCCACTGACTGTGGTCAGCCTCCTCTGTCTACATTCAAAACTCTGAGCGTCCAGATATCAGATGTGAACGATAACAGTCCAGAATTCTCCCAAAACCCCCTTGAGCTGTACTTAGTGGAAAATAACGCCCCTGGTGCATCGATATTCTCTGTAAGCGCCACTGATGAAGACTTAAATGAAAATTCTGCGATTTCATATCACATAGTTAGAGGTGAAGGAACACTGAATGATATGTCATCTTTCCTCAACATCAATTCGGATAATGGTCATATTTCCGCGCTCAAAAGCTTTAATTTCGAAACCCTCAAAACGTTCCAATTCCAAGTTGTAGCAACAGACTCTGGGACTCCATCTCTAAGCAGAAACGTCACAATAAATGTTTTCATTCTGGATCAGAACGACAACGCTCCAGTGATCTTGTATCCAGTCAGCGCTAACGGTTCCGCTGAAGGTGTGGAGGAGATTCCCCGTAATGTGAACGCAGGCCATTTGGTGACTAAAGTGCGAGCCTATGACGCTGATATAGGATATAACGGCTGGTTATTATTTTCACTGCAGGAAGTTACTGACCACAGTCTCTTTGCTTTGGACCGCTATACAGGACAGATAAGGACACTTCGGTCATTCACAGAGACAGACGAGGCTGAGCATAAACTGGCCATACTGGTGAAAGACAATGGGAACGTTTCACTGTCAGCAACAGCTACTGTGATTATCAAGCTTGTGGAGCCCAAAGAGGCTTTTGCAGCTTCTGATGTTAAAAGTTCAGTAAAAGACGAGGAGGAGAACAGcgttacattttatttgatcattACTTTGGGGTCAGTTTCAATGCTTTTTCTCATCAGTATCATCGTGTTGATTGTAATGCAGTGCTCCAAACCCACAGACTATTCCTCAAAGTATTTACAAGATGTGAATTACGACGGGACACTGTGCCACAGCATCCAGTACAGGTCCGGAGACAATCGGTACATGTTAGTTGGACCCAGAATGAGTATAGGTTCTACAATAGTCCCGGGCAGCAATGGGAATACTCTTGTGCTACCTGAACACAGGAGGAGAGCTTCTGGAGAGGTAAGAGCTGTTTCTAAGAATTTCAAAATTTGA